A DNA window from Solanum lycopersicum chromosome 3, SLM_r2.1 contains the following coding sequences:
- the LOC138347416 gene encoding uncharacterized protein: MNPPEFLGSQTNEDPHNFLEEIKKIFEVLQVTGNDRVELALYQLKDVDHIYFFPRELRESKAQELMNLRQGNMTVQEYGIKFNQLSSKQKFSVPAPSPASVPSSKNRYDQKGRAPVSKSQGSVSGSKTTPLALSVGQGGDNGRAQSTTSAALESRPTQQGNSSGTCGGQRQNMLYDLLDLQDQVGSRDVETGILLVFDLDVYALLDQMATLSFVTLYIAVQFSVSPETISKPVSVSTPVGDLVIARKIYKNYPVTISVKVPSADLVELKIVDLDVILGMDWNEEEHASHLRIVLQTLKDFQLFAKFSKCEFWLQSISFLGHIVSSEEIRVDSQKIEVVKQWPIPTSATNITDFLGLVGCYRRLTIAPVLTLPEGLNGYVIYCDTSTVRLVCVLMQRDTVIDYASRQLKIVSSLVVEVKEKQDNDPILLELKNAVHNQRGEFTQGGDGVLRYQGRLCIPDVGELRKHILAEAHNCIYSIHPGATKM, translated from the exons atgaatccgcctgagttcttaggatcacaaactaatgaggatcctcatAATTTCTTGGAagagatcaagaagatctttgaggtacTGCAAGTCACAGggaatgatcgggttgagttgGCATTATACCAGTTGAAGGATGTCGATCATATCTA TTTTTTCCCAAGAGAGTTGAGAGAATCAAAGGCTCAAGAATTAATGAACCTAAGGCAGGGTAACAtgacagtccaagagtatggaatcaagtttaaccaactctccag TAAGCAAAAGTTTTCAGTTCCCGCCCCTTCGccagctagtgttccatcctccaagaacaggTATGACCAGAAGGGTAGAGCACCAGTCTCTAAATCTCAAGGAAGTGTTTCAGGCTCCAAGACTACCCCACTTGCCCTgagtgtg GGTCAAGGAGGCGATAATGGTAGAGCTCAGTCTACAACTTCAGCAGCACTAGAAAGTCGCCCAACTCAGcagggtaactcatctggtaCTTGTGGCGGTCAACGCCAGAACATGTTGTATGATCTTCTGGATCTCCAAGATCAGGTTGGTTCTCGTGATGTAGAAACTGGTATATTACtagtctttgaccttgatgtttatgcattgctaGATCAAATggctactctttcttttgtaactctttaCATAGCAGTTcaattcagtgttagtccagaaactATCTCAAAACCtgtctcagtctctactccagtcggtgacctAGTTATAGCTAGAAAGATATACAAAAATTACCCTGTCACAATCTCTGTGAAAGTCCCCTCagcagatcttgtagagttaaaAATAGTAGATTtagatgtcattctaggcatggattg gaatgaggaagaacatgcgagtcatttgagaattgttttaCAAACTCTTAAGGATTtccagttattcgctaagtttagcaaatgtgagttttggttgcaatccatttcttttcttggtcacattgtgtCTAGCGAAGAGATCCGAGTTgattcacagaagatagaagtagtgaaacaatggcctatacctacctctgctacaaaTATCACCGATTTCTTAGGACTAGTGGGGTGttatagaag attgactatagctcctgtcttgactctaccagagggtttaAATGGTTATGTGATTTATTGTGATACATCGACAGTTCGCCTAgtttgtgtgttgatgcaacgaGATACGGTTATAgattatgcttctagacaacttaag ATAGTGTCTTccttggtagtggaggttaaggaaaagcaagacaatGATCCAATTTTGCTTGAACTTAAAAATGCAGTCCACAATCAGAGAGGGGAGTTtacccaagggggagatggtgtacttcgctatcagggtagattgtgtattcctgatgtgggtgagttgagaaAGCATATCCTTGCGGAAGCCCATAACTGCATATATTCTATTCACCctggtgccactaagatgtaa